The Podospora pseudocomata strain CBS 415.72m chromosome 3, whole genome shotgun sequence genome window below encodes:
- a CDS encoding hypothetical protein (EggNog:ENOG503PV65) — protein MSGLEVAGVVLGTFPLIIDGGKLVRGYLQMTKFWWKFSSQFPDFISAVEDELIAFRQNVELLLRPLALDAATESDLLNNAHSRGWHDSKLRSMLKARLGREKLVWFMEKLRRLNQILEEICILLMPIQDGKIHIPRSGTVDFAILRLAVSFTKKRDLMKEVTTINTQISRFLEADLRIAQATLLAPAIMGKEEWKACLAATAPYLDMQSKTAQLYRAFRPESWHCRCQTLHPCGIATVWFDHHAKQPGRGAINLFLGSNEPPNMPVEVGVEVSAGVDSTCDGSGNAEPLFDQVADLTARIRLDAGFEMHVKAGEQQNSTVLALSSFQTAVNPRQSIIDPIWMPRKTAKLAKPDSAQRHAVPKLPEAASPVPKKLRVGCNLLKNPISVLEQHGDTIHCEDNTITLSAKRQHPSETGSSLKSSIQTLVDFRKSASLLLSERIRIGIKLAYTILGLGTSAWIPQAWDDRDVQVVRNAPPMVYFHHTSIRSALERQVANAREHAQMTIFTLGTTLLQLLFQERIEDQPYYKAHCNSDGSANDWTHWRAAQEWQEEVEMTHGPELADVTARCVGVNFVDTPDLGKAEFVQEVLISVIEPLEKYVKHF, from the exons ATGTCTGGCCTCGAAGTGGCCGGTGTCGTCCTCGGCACTTTTCCACTCATCATCGACGGTGGGAAGCTAGTGCGGGGTTATCTTCAGATGACAAAGTTCTGGTGGAAGTTTTCATCACAATTCCCCGACTTTATCTCTGCCGTCGAAGATGAACTCATTGCATTTCGACAGAACGTGGAGCTTCTTCTACGACCTTTGGCCTTGGATGCCGCCACAGAGTCAGACCTCTTGAACAACGCGCATTCGAGAGGATGGCACGATTCAAAGCTCCGATCGATGCTGAAGGCTCGACTTGGCAGAGAAAAGTTGGTGTGGTTCATGGAAAAGCTTCGCCGTCTGAACCAAATTCTGGAAGAGATTTGTATTCTGTTGATGCCCATACAAGACGGAAAG ATTCACATCCCACGTTCGGGGACTGTTGATTTTGCAATTCTGAGACTGGCTGTTAGCTTCACAAAAAAGCGGGATCTGATGAAAGAAGTAACCACGATAAACACACAAATCAGCCGATTTCTCGAGGCGGACCTTCGTATAGCGCAAGCCACATTGCTTGCGCCAGCTATCATGGGCaaggaggagtggaaggcATGTCTAGCTGCCACGGCTCCTTATCTTGACATGCAGTCTAAGACGGCTCAGCTCTACAGGGCTTTTCGACCTGAAAGTTGGCATTGCAGGTGTCAAACTCTTCATCCGTGTGGGATAGCTACGGTCTGGTTTGATCACCACGCAAAACAGCCAGGAAGGGGGGCTATCAACCTGTTTCTGGGTTCAAATGAGCCACCAAACATGCCTGTGGAAGTAGGCGTCGAAGTCTCTGCTGGAGTGGACTCTACCTGTGACGGGAGCGGCAATGCTGAGCCCTTGTTCGATCAGGTGGCAGACCTAACCGCTCGTATACGGCTGGATGCCGGGTTCGAGATGCATGTCAAGGCAGGGGAACAGCAGAATTCCACGGTGCTCGCACTCTCAAGCTTCCAAACCGCGGTAAATCCACGTCAATCCATCATAGACCCCATCTGGATGCCTAGGAAAACGGCAAAGCTCGCAAAACCAGATTCGGCACAACGCCATGCAGTACCCAAACTTCCTGAGGCAGCATCGCCTGTCCCAAAGAAGCTCCGGGTTGGTTGCAACCTCCTGAAAAATCCCATATCTGTGCTGGAGCAACATGGAGACACCATTCACTGTGAGGACAACACAATCACTCTAAGTGCTAAACGACAACATCCAAGTGAGACAGGGTCCTCGTTAAAGTCAAGTATACAAACACTAGTGGACTTTCGCAAGTCAgcctcccttcttctcagcgAGCGTATTCGCATAGGCATCAAGCTTGCGTACACCATTCTCGGACTGGGAACATCCGCCTGGATCCCCCAAGCCTGGGATGATCGCGATGTCCAGGTTGTCAGAAATGCACCCCCCATGGTTTACTTCCACCACACTTCTATCCGCTCGGCACTGGAGCGACAAGTGGCCAACGCCAGAGAACACGCACAGATGACTATTTTCACACTTGGAACGactctcctccagctcctcttTCAGGAACGCATCGAAGACCAACCCTACTACAAAGCTCACTGTAACTCCGATGGGTCGGCGAATGATTGGACACATTGGCGGGCGGCGCAGGAGtggcaggaggaggtggaaatGACACATGGGCCGGAGCTGGCGGATGTCACTGCGAGGTGTGTCGGTGTCAACTTTGTCGACACACCAGACCTGGGGAAAGCCGAGTTCGTTCAAGAGGTGTTGATCTCTGTGATCGAACCGTTGGAGAAGTACGTTAAGCATTTTTGA
- a CDS encoding hypothetical protein (EggNog:ENOG503P8DP) — translation MPSQRMKNRNKKKQTPKPNEEFPKKEDEIKTGQPEASNLPQTSTVGDNKPEDNKPTEAGRAETDKPPGDKPLDNEDYDEENPDEENAGVLGDDYQEDEDQEGEEQYDEEGAEEEEQAYDDEEQDDEDAASEEEEEEEEEEEEEEEVIPPPQPQRQKSNTTKKGKPASVVDDRSSTPSSSQPPTPKDDEKPQPKWMRDQKKKKQRQAESDVDNRQVDRPRRRGKNEPSYREQQQALYRQQQQQQMMMQQQQQQGGGDGGGKNPLRLRLDLNLEIEIELKAHIHGDLTLALL, via the exons ATGCCATCTCAAAGAATGAAGAATCGTaacaagaaaaagcagaCTCCAAAGCCCAACGAGGAGTTccccaagaaggaggatgagatcaAGACCGGGCAGCCCGAGGCTAGCAATCTGCCTCAGACCTCCACAGTTGGCGACAACAAGCCCGAGGACAACAAGCCCACGGAAGCTGGCCGTGCTGAGACCGACAAGCCACCTGGAGACAAGCCCCTCGACAATGAAGACTACGACGAGGAGAACCCAGATGAGGAGAACGCGGGAGTTCTAGGTGACGACTaccaagaagacgaggaccAGGAAGGCGAAGAGCAAtacgacgaggagggagcagaggaagaggagcaggcttacgacgacgaagagcaagatgatgaggacgcTGCctctgaagaagaggaggaagaagaagaggaggaagaagaagaggaggaagtcattcctccaccccagcccCAGCGACAAaagagcaacaccaccaagaagggcaagcCCGCCTCCGTCGTCGACGACCGCAGCagcacaccctcttcctcccagcctcccacccccaaggACGATGAGAAGCCCCAGCCTAAGTGGATGCGCgaccaaaagaagaagaagcaacgACAGGCCGAGTCTGATGTCGACAACAGACAGGTCGACCGCCCTCGCCGCAGGGGGAAGAACGAGCCATCTTACCGTGAGCAGCAACAGGCGCTGTAccgtcagcagcagcagcagcaaatgatgatgcagcagcagcagcagcagggcggtggtgatggtggcggcaaGAACCCATTGAGACTCAGACTAGACCTCAATCTGGAGATTGAGATTGAGCTCAAGGCGCATATCCATGGTGATTTGACGCTTGCTTTGCT ATGA
- a CDS encoding hypothetical protein (COG:I; EggNog:ENOG503NYJ8), which yields MPTSPQADSTEPETTAITDPTEPPSCIACESTTRRVWTYIQCGFNFCDDCWGKERHHKSRVMGIGGRPHEKSVLGVAKGLEYIFRNKEVEDLDGEFAIDAKNKWFGIDRGSDGLTFNYTDRLTDLSILESNDHNAADRFPHLVSFVGKTGTSSLSETVWIELPTDT from the coding sequence ATGCCCACCTCTCCGCAGGCCGATAGCACCGAGCCCGAAACCACTGCGATCACCGACCCGACCGAGCCACCAAGCTGCATTGCCTGCGAAAGCACCACGAGGAGAGTATGGACTTACATCCAGTGCGGTTTCAACTTCTGCGATGATTGCTGGGGAAAAGAACGTCATCATAAGTCACGCGTCATGGGCATCGGCGGCCGTCCCCACGAGAAGTCAGTCTTGGGTGTGGCCAAGGGCCTCGAATATATCTTCCGCAacaaggaggttgaggaccTAGACGGAGAGTTTGCCATAGATGCGAAGAACAAGTGGTTTGGCATAGACCGGGGTAGCGATGGGTTGACGTTCAACTACACAGATCGCTTGACCGACCTCAGCATACTGGAGAGTAACGACCACAATGCCGCTGATCGCTTCCCACATCTGGTTTCATTTGTTGGCAAGACTGGTACGTCCTCATTATCAGAGACAGTATGGATCGAGCTACCTACTGATACTTGA
- a CDS encoding hypothetical protein (EggNog:ENOG503P4AJ) produces the protein MVVGLLVIAGIPTTIGVCEALSAQKKANEAAKEKAKFRMTVTVSLDEDGPVECWCVLKNGMLWIDHPSFPVPGHKFFGYYFPYPSEEQHLGMVSTIADDPPMLNWIYVDKDTNLVRHGGRQATLGHTIGPWFWTSDEKWLTLEGDAARFVAVQMENKKWAIALDRDGCFSEEDVSESEDEGESEDESETEGDKEELWPEGGVLNRHRSRQWVPVLLRRQLQLGMESRYVKGANG, from the exons ATGGTCGTGGGCTTGCTTGTCATAGCGGGGATTCCCACGACGATAGGGGTCTGCGAAGCCCTGAGCgcgcagaagaaggccaatGAAGCGGCAAAAGAGAAGGCCAAGTTCCGTATGACGGTCACCGTTTCTCTCGACGAGGATGGCCCGGTCGAGTGTTGGTGCGTTTTGAAGAACGGCATG TTGTGGATCGACCACCCGTCCTTTCCTGTGCCTGGCCACAAGTTCTTTGGCTACTACTTCCCATACCCCTCCGAGGAGCAGCACTTGGGCATGGTGAGCACCATCGCCGACGACCCGCCCATGCTGAACTGGATCTATGTCGATAAAGACACCAACTTGGTGCGCCACGGAGGGCGGCAGGCTACGCTGGGACACACCATCGGGCCATGGTTCTGGACCAGTGATGAGAAGTGGCTGACGCTGGAAGGTGACGCGGCCCGCTTTGTGGCGGTTCAGATGGAAAACAAGAAATGGGCCATCGCTTTGGATCGCGATGGGTGTTtttcggaggaggatgtgagtgaaagcgaggacgagggtgagagtgaggatgagagcGAAACGGAGGGGGACAAAGAGGAGCTATGGCCGGAAGGGGGCGTGTTGAACAGACACCGTTCGCGCCAGTGGGTCCCTGTGTTGCTTCGCCGGCAGCTGCAGTTGGGAATGGAGAGCCGCTATGTCAAGGGCGCGAATGGGTAG
- the ILV2 gene encoding Acetolactate synthase, mitochondrial (EggNog:ENOG503NVDF; COG:H): MIRQTSRALKALATTRPSQQRIASLTQKASAITGVRNGPSDVRNQSTSAAAKVPAADVRAKPAQSFNAEPNHVQPLANARKNDVDESFIGKTGGEIFHEMMLRHGVKHIFGYPGGAILPVFDAIYNSPHFDFVLPRHEQGAGHMAQGYARASGKPGVVLVTSGPGATNVVTPMADALADGTPMIVFTGQVVTTAIGSDAFQEADVVGISRACTKWNVMVKNVAELPQRINEAFEIATSGRPGPVLVDLPKDVTAGILRRAIPTAPAIPSLPSAASRAALEASEKQLRASIKRVAHLVNIAKKPVIYAGQGVISSERGVELLRELANKASIPVTTTLHGLGAFDELDEKSLHMLGMHGSAYANMSMQEADLIIALGGRFDDRVTGSVAKFAPAAKAAAKENRGGIIHFEILPKNINKVVQATEAIEGDLGKNLDLLLPQVESKTMADRKEWFAQINEWKKKWPLSDYERAAREGLIKPQTLIEELSNLTADRKENTYITTGVGQHQMWAAQHFRWRHPRTMITSGGLGTMGYGLPAAIGAKVAKPDSLVIDIDGDASFGMTLTELSTAAQFNIGVKIIVLNNEEQGMVTQWQNLFYEDRYSHTHQKNPDFMKLADAMGIQHRRLIKPDETREALQWLIDTDGPALLEVVTDKKVPVLPMVPGGSALHEFITYDGVKDLARRELMRQRTCGLHG, translated from the exons ATGATCCGTCAAACCAGCCGCGCCCTCAAGGCGCTGGCCACTACTCGGCCTAGCCAACAGCGAATTGCTTCCCTCACACAAAAGGCTTCTGCCATCACAGGTGTCCGTAATGGGCCATCAGACGTTAGGAATCAGTCCACATCGGCTGCCGCGAAGGTGCCCGCTGC CGACGTACGAGCAAAGCCCGCCCAATCATTCAACGCCGAGCCCAACCACGTTCAACCCCTGGCTAACGCCCGTAAGAACGATGTCGACGAGTC GTTTATCGGCAAGACTGGTGGTGAGATCTTCCATGAGATGATGCTTAGACACGGCGTTAAGCACATTT TCGGCTATCCTGGCGGTGCTATTCTTCCCGTGTTCGATGCCATCTACAACTCACCACATTTCGATTTCGTCCTTCCCAGACACGAGCAGGGCGCTGGCCACATGGCCCAGGGTTACGCCCGCGCTTCTGGCAAGCCCGGTGTCGTCTTGGTGACTTCCGGTCCTGGTGCCACCAACGTTGTGACACCAATGGCTGATGCGCTTGCGGACGGTACTCCCATGATCGTTTTCACCGGCCAGGTCGTTACCACAGCCATTGGTAGCGATGCGTTCCAAGAAGCCGACGTTGTGGGCATCTCCCGCGCCTGCACCAAGTGGAACGTCATGGTGAAGAATGTCGCTGAGCTGCCTCAAAGAATCAACGAGGCCTTCGAGATTGCCACCAGCGGAAGACCTGGTCCCGTTCTCGTGGATCTTCCCAAGGACGTGACGGCTGGTATCCTGCGTCGTGCTATTCCCACGGCCCCCGCCATTCCGTCGCTCCCCAGCGCTGCCTCCCGCGCCGCTCTCGAGGCTAGCGAGAAGCAGCTCCGTGCTTCTATCAAGCGTGTGGCTCACTTGGTCAACATCGCCAAGAAGCCCGTCATCTATGCTGGCCAAGGTGTCATTAGCTCGGAGCGTGGTGTTGAGCTGCTCAGAGAGCTTGCGAACAAGGCGTCCATCCCCGTGACGACGACCCTTCACGGTCTCGGTGCCTTCGACGAGCTTGATGAGAAGTCCCTCCACATGCTCGGGATGCACGGCTCAGCCTATGCCAACATGTCCATGCAGGAGGCTGATCTCATCATTGCTCTCGGTGGCCGCTTCGATGACCGTGTTACCGGTAGTGTTGCCAAGTTTGCCCCAGCGGCTAAGGCTGCGGCGAAGGAGAACCGCGGAGGTATCATTCACTTCGAGATCCTCCCCAAGAACATCAACAAGGTCGTGCAGGCCACTGAGGCTATCGAGGGTGATCTTGGCAAGAACCTCGACTTGCTCCTGCCCCAGGTGGAGAGCAAGACCATGGCTGACAGAAAGGAGTGGTTCGCTCAGATTAACGaatggaagaagaagtggcCTCTTTCTGACTACGAGCGTGCTGCCCGCGAGGGCTTGATCAAGCCTCAGACACTGATTGAGGAGCTCAGCAACCTCACAGCTGACCGCAAGGAAAACACCTACATCACCACTGGTGTCGGCCAGCATCAGATGTGGGCTGCTCAGCACTTCCGCTGGAGACATCCCCGCACCATGATCACCTCTGGTGGTCTCGGTACCATGGGCTACGGTCTACCGGCCGCCATCGGTGCCAAGGTGGCCAAGCCAGATTCCCTTGTCATCGACATCGACGGTGATGCTTCCTTTGGCATGACCCTTACCGAGCTCTCCACCGCTGCTCAGTTCAACATTGGCGTCAAGATCATCGTTCTGAACAACGAAGAGCAGGGCATGGTTACACAATGGCAGAACCTCTTCTACGAGGATCGCTACTCCCACACTCACCAGAAGAACCCCGACTTCATGAAGCTCGCCGACGCCATGGGCATCCAGCACAGGCGTCTCATCAAGCCTGATGAGACCCGGGAAGCTCTCCAGTGGCTGATTGACACTGATGGCCCAGCCCTTCTGGAGGTTGTCACTGACAAGAAGGTTCCCGTTCTCCCCATGGTTCCCGGTGGGTCAGCTCTTCACGAGTTCATCACATACGACGGTG TCAAGGATCTCGCGAGAAGAGAACTCATGCGCCAGCGCACTTGCGGTCTCCACGGTTAA
- a CDS encoding hypothetical protein (EggNog:ENOG503P1Y9), which yields MSSRSGSETKKPKRQPKPQVYESEGEESEDYAPPPRRRGKRQQQQGGGGPLDSLALDSVGQTAGGLVNGATGVLGGVAGGAVNQQGGGGGGKSDTLRLRLDLNLDIEITLKAKIHGDLELALLRDISKTRPPMWRTISRLFA from the exons ATGTCTTCCCGAAGCGGCTCAGAgaccaagaagcccaagcgCCAGCCAAAGCCCCAGGTCTACGAGTCTGAGGGTGAGGAGTCTGAGGACTatgctcctcccccacggAGACGCGGAAAgcgccagcaacagcagggcggcggtggtccCCTTGACAGCCTTGCCCTCGACAGCGTCGGACAAACAGCAGGCGGCCTTGTCAACGGCGCAACCGGTGTGCTAGGTGGTGTAGCTGGCGGCGCCGTCAACCAAcaaggcggtggtggcggcggcaagagCGACACTTTGAGGCTTCGTCttgacctcaacctcgacattGAGATTACTCTCAAGGCAAAGATCCATGGCGATCTTGAGCTTGCTCTCTTG AGAGACATAAGCAAGACACGCCCTCCCATGTGGAGGACGATCAGCAGGCTGTTTGCCTAG
- a CDS encoding hypothetical protein (EggNog:ENOG503PGFV; COG:S) yields the protein MTSKQFTQASQLPRSRRQSQDDIVEVGHEDESDIEVEDITDQPEPETQEKRDLPDRTKSRSPAYVAPIPKIGSIPEVSPGISLSPERPKLPPYVGSILMGKTVDEYGDIVDDQTGQVLARAGGDLPEIIGRKVSNRDGDILGDNGELLGYVADIEIERKPSTSPHSPRTESQPRSLLDMMRKANASLMVDHLGNILDASGNVVGRFLDNNNPLHRKEKEQQELRERIQQQAEAGPSSVRKKKQGKKSEKEDKEGGQEDGVADEQEGHPSPPPKSPKREQQKQSQAKEQEQEPDKPRQPRRTEEERRQNAESWRKENPSDSPSDIFLDVKSTKEGIQLTIRIPTVFGSQQIKPNISFS from the coding sequence ATGACATCCAAACAATTCACTCAGGCATCTCAACTGCCGAGGTCTCGCCGGCAGTCACAGGATGACATTGTGGAGGTTGGGCATGAAGACGAGAGCGACATCGAAGTTGAGGACATTACCGACCAGCCGGAGCCAGAGACACAGGAAAAAAGGGATCTCCCAGACAGAACGAAAAGTAGGAGCCCAGCATATGTTGCCCCTATTCCCAAGATTGGCAGCATTCCAGAGGTTTCCCCTGGAATCTCCTTATCGCCTGAGCGACCAAAATTGCCGCCTTATGTGGGGTCTATTTTGATGGGCAAGACAGTTGATGAGTATGGGGACATTGTAGACGATCAGACGGGGCAGGTGCTCGCCCGTGCCGGCGGTGACCTCCCCGAGATTATTGGGCGCAAAGTCTCCAACAGGGACGGCGACATACTGGGAGACAACGGGGAACTTTTGGGTTATGTCGCCGACATTGAGATCGAAAGGAAACCCAGCACAAGCCCACATTCACCACGGACCGAGTCCCAACCTCGCAGCTTACTGGACATGATGCGAAAGGCCAATGCTTCCTTGATGGTTGACCACCTGGGCAATATTCTGGATGCGTCTGGGAATGTCGTGGGGAGGTTCcttgacaacaacaacccgcTTCACCGCAAGGAGAAAGAGCAACAGGAACTTCGAGAGCGCATTCAGCAGCAAGCGGAGGCTGGGCCGTCATCAGtgaggaaaaagaagcaggGGAAAAAGTCTGAGAAGGAAGACAAAGAGGGAGGTCAGGAGGATGGCGTGGCAGACGAGCAAGAAGGGCAtccgtcaccgccgccaaAATCTCCCAAGAGagagcagcagaagcagtcTCAGGCAAaagagcaggagcaggagccggACAAGCCGAGACAACCCAGACGAacggaggaagagagaagacAGAACGCGGAATCTTGGAGAAAGGAGAACCCCAGTGACAGCCCGTCCGATATCTTCCTGGACGTGAAGTCAACAAAGGAAGGGATTCAACTTACCATTCGGATTCCTACCGTGTTTGGTAGTCAGCAGATCAAGCCTAACATCTCGTTTTCTTGA
- a CDS encoding hypothetical protein (EggNog:ENOG503NUWW; COG:S) translates to MSDIAKKTLPSRKGKKQQQQQDVSTPQEENVPRSAPSPPAIDLQKEQNKNREEEEENDEVVTTSGDFEGNDGSEVERESGGYTHLEKPKETEEGIQMEDKEEEKPEKVEPEAMSDKTETEAGEDTKTTTEEKVESSEKPESDKAEEETQTPAADKISEAPSGLTEQAKKAFDQASENQPTDEAREEFLKSAKEDATTTSEKPPASETVDKAASEKPDVEAADNNIDEPEPAASEKPDIDTKTVSDKAESVAKSGSEKPDVEQQTEKAPSTTGTEQQQPQTEAGEQAQEQFDPHQIQDGQSQVQDFSPSQAESQPEGTIQEDQPQGVEAGEGSTVAEQMDFSILKNGTVNKGGNVVSDGKVVGRVVSGILQYLIGKKVDENGDIWSDNGKIIGKAEPISDSERDDMLKESAPFESFPDAVVDGNGMVVSNGEWVGKIIEGDVKQLRGKSVDADGDVLDKAGNVIGKAERWEPEEEVEEEVKEVDNSLLAGKRVNKAGYVVDGNGVIYGRVVEGDPKRMVGRMCDRKGNILSESGDVLGKAELVSEGEREGSKEGPFAELEGCTVAKDGTVVTPSGDIVGRLVKGEGKVLFGRAVDEDGDVLDKNGNVIGKAERWEPEEVQKSKNLMSGRKVNKEGNVVDGDGNLIGKLTSGDPQVCSGKEIDDDGDVVDQKGTVIGHCSLLEDIPEVKDEETPEQKEKREQAENDKKMAIQMSVCIAQCLDKIRPICKMITEKIDKAERTPEDERDEEQLVKEVRPLIEEGGRILTEAQGIIKGLDPDGRISANAKHKTAAREATPEEYRLAELLKDLTGDVTQCIDNAKRKLEDMPHAKKELNPLWGLLNEPLFQILAAVGLLLSGVLNLVGRLLSGLGLGGLVDGLLGTLGLNRVLAGLGLGSFSDSLKSGKKKKGGLLGGVLGG, encoded by the exons ATGTCCGACATTGCGAAGAAGACGCTCCCCTCCCGCAAGGgaaagaagcagcagcagcagcaggatgtctccaccccccaagaGGAAAACGTCCCTCGCtctgccccctcccctccggcTATTGATCTCCAGAAGGAGCAGAACAAGAaccgggaggaggaggaggagaacgaCGAGGTTGTGACCACGTCGGGGGATTTCGAGGGGAATGATGGCAgtgaggtggagagggagagtggGGGGTATACTCATCTGGAGAAGCCCAAGGAAACAGAGGAGGGGATTCAGATGGAGgataaggaggaggaaaagccGGAGAAGGTTGAGCCCGAGGCTATGAGTGACAAGACGGAGActgaggctggggaggataCTAAGACTAcgacggaggagaaggtcgagTCGTCTGAGAAGCCAGAGTCTGACAAAGCTGAGGAAGAGACCCAGACCCCCGCTGCGGATAAGATCTCTGAGGCGCCGTCGGGGTTGACGGAGCAGGCTAAGAAGGCTTTTGACCAGGCGAGCGAGAACCAGCCTACTGatgaggcgagggaggagttcCTCAAGAGTGCAAAGGAGGATGCTACCACTACATCGGAGAAGCCTCCTGCCTCGGAGACAGTCGACAAGGCTGCCTCGGAGAAGCCAGACGTTGAGGCTGCGGATAACAACATCGACGAGCCTGAACCTGCTGCTTCTGAGAAGCCAGACATTGACACCAAGACCGTCAGCGACAAGGCCGAGTCTGTCGCCAAGTCAGGGTCCGAGAAGCCCGATGTTGAGCAGCAAACAGAGAAagccccctccaccaccggcacggagcagcagcaaccccaaaCTGAAGCTGGTGAGCAAGCACAAGAGCAATTCGACCCCCACCAAATCCAAGACGGCCAGTCACAGGTCCAGGacttctccccatcccaagcCGAAAGTCAACCCGAAGGTACAATTCAAGAGGACCAACCCCAAGGCGTCGAAGCAGGCGAGGGCTCCACCGTAGCCGAACAAATGGACTTTTCCATTCTCAAGAACGGCACCGTCAACAAAGGCGGCAACGTCGTTTCCGACGGCAAGGTTGTCGGTCGTGTCGTGAGCGGCATCCTGCAGTACCTCATCGGCAAGAAGGTCGACGAAAACGGGGATATCTGGTCCGACAACGGCAAGATCATCGGCAAGGCTGAGCCCATCTCTGACTCGGAACGTGATGACATGCTCAAGGAGTCTGCGCCGTTCGAGTCCTTCCCTGATGCGGTTGTTGACGGGAATGGGATGGTTGTCAGCaatggggagtgggtgggCAAGATTATCGAAGGGGATGTCAAGCAGTTGAGGGGGAAGtctgttgatgctgatggggacGTGCTTGACAAGGCGGGGAATGTGATTGGGAAGGCGGAACGTTgggagccggaggaggaggtggaggaggaggttaagGAGGTGGATAATAGCTTGTTGGCTGGGAAGAGGGTCAACAAGGCGGGGTATGTGGTTGATGGGAACGGGGTTATTTacgggagggtggtggagggggatccgaagaggatggtggggaggatgtgtgATAGGAAGGGGAATATTCTGAGTGagagtggtgatgttttggggAAGGCGGAGTTGGTTAgcgagggggagagggagggatcCAAGGAGGGGCCGTTtgccgagttggaggggTGCACGGTTGCTAAGGATGGAACTGTTGTTACGCCTTCGGGGGATATTGTGGGAAGATTGGTGAAGGGAGAGGGCAAGGTCTTGTTTGGCAgggcggttgatgaggatggtgatgtgttGGATAAAAATGGCAATGTCATTGGCAAGGCTGAGCGCTGGGAGCCCGAGGAGGTTCAGAAGTCCAAGAACCTCATGTCGGGCCGCAAGGTCAACAAGGAGGGcaatgttgttgatggcgatggtaACCTCATTGGCAAGTTGACTTCTGGCGATCCCCAGGTCTGCTCGGGCAAGGAGATTGACGACGAcggtgatgttgtcgaccAGAAGGGCACTGTCATTGGCCACTGCTCGCTTCTTGAGGACATTCCTGAGGtcaaggacgaggagacaCCTGAAcagaaggagaagcgcgAGCAAGCCGAGAATGACAAGAAGATGGCCATCCAGATGTCTGTCTGCATTGCCCAGTGCCTTGACAAGATTCGACCTATCTGCAAGATGATCACCGAG AAAATCGACAAGGCAGAGCGCACTCCGGAAGACGAGCGCGACGAAGAGCAGCTTGTCAAGGAGGTCCGCCCTCTAATCGAAGAGGGTGGCCGCATCTTGACCGAGGCTCAAGGCATCATCAAGGGCCTCGACCCTGATGGCCGCATCTCGGCCAACGCCAAGCACAAGACTGCTGCTCGCGAGGCCACTCCGGAGGAGTACCGTCTTGCTGAGCTCCTCAAGGATCTCACAGGCGATGTCACTCAGTGCATCGACAATGCCAAGCGCAAGCTTGAGGATATGCCCCACGCAAAGAAGGAGCTCAACCCTCTGTGGGGTCTGCTCAACGAGCCTCTGTTCCAGATCCTTGCCGCcgttgggttgttgttgagtggTGTGCTCAACCTCGTTGGCAGATTG CTGAGCGGCCTTGGATTGGGAGGACTGGTTGACGGGTTGCTAGGTACACTCGGCTTGAACCGCGTCCTTGCCGGATTGGGTCTTGGATCCTTCAGTGACAGTCTCAAGTCGggtaagaagaagaagggtggtCTTTTGGGCGGTGTCTTGGGTGGCTAA